The proteins below come from a single Cervus elaphus chromosome 4, mCerEla1.1, whole genome shotgun sequence genomic window:
- the LOC122690829 gene encoding major allergen I polypeptide chain 1-like, translated as MTRAGALLLLCAALLLIAGGKCDDICPALRDTVDLFISGTHDEYIEQVEKYNQNSDVLETADTLKSCVDERLTAEDKQDALSALNKIYSSSLC; from the exons ATGACTCGGGCTGGAGCTCTCCTGCTGCTCTGCGCTGCCTTGCTCCTCATCGCAGGTGGAA AGTGTGATGACATCTGCCCAGCCTTGAGGGACACTGTTGACCTGTTCATATCGGGAACCCATGATGAGTATATTGAACAAGTTGAAAAGTATAACCAAAACTCTGATGTACTGGAAACTGCCGATACCCTGAAGAGCTGTGTTGATGAGAGGTTGACAGCAGAGGATAAGCAAGATGCTCTGAGCGCTCTG aataaaatataCTCAAGTTCTCTCTGCTGA